In Prevotella sp. oral taxon 475, one DNA window encodes the following:
- a CDS encoding TlpA disulfide reductase family protein: MRKQLFISLLLFLVGVAHAQQTGSIEGRVEGLAEGQLHLSVRISESRWDTLCTVPFNASGFSMRNIKVDEPLPACLSVDGYQGGFFFFIEPGTAYRALLRDGEGWFVRGKGLQDRQMAYQQTCKTLLQAQAKLQHVADSLQKALRYGSASRVNDTIAQLRKEQENLRQHFLSANDNLLSAHLFLQQVEAKDAPLAVCQQLYAQLGDGAKQSRSGVILQQRINRLSMVSQGSQAPDFTLPTLSGGEFTLSKMKGRVKIVDFWASWCGPCRLNNPVLRQLYADFHTQGLEIVNVSLDENRGRWAEAVKKDGLSWTQVSSLKGWKDEVAKRYSVTAIPAIFVLDADNRIVATGLHGESLKSFVTSLFNK; the protein is encoded by the coding sequence ATGAGAAAACAGCTTTTCATCTCACTGCTCCTGTTCCTCGTCGGTGTGGCTCATGCCCAGCAGACAGGTAGCATCGAAGGTCGAGTAGAGGGCCTTGCGGAAGGCCAATTGCATCTGTCCGTGCGCATCTCCGAGAGTCGTTGGGACACGCTTTGCACCGTTCCTTTCAACGCTTCGGGCTTTTCAATGCGGAATATCAAGGTCGACGAGCCGCTGCCAGCCTGTCTCTCGGTAGACGGTTATCAAGGAGGCTTCTTCTTTTTTATAGAACCTGGCACCGCCTATCGCGCCTTGTTGCGCGACGGTGAGGGGTGGTTTGTACGCGGAAAGGGGCTTCAAGACCGGCAAATGGCTTATCAACAAACCTGCAAAACCCTCTTGCAGGCCCAGGCAAAGCTGCAACATGTGGCCGACAGTCTTCAAAAAGCATTGCGCTATGGCAGTGCCAGCCGTGTCAACGACACCATTGCACAGCTGCGCAAAGAGCAAGAAAACCTGCGCCAACATTTCCTTTCTGCCAACGATAATCTTCTCTCGGCCCACCTGTTTTTACAGCAGGTTGAGGCCAAGGATGCCCCTTTGGCTGTTTGCCAACAGCTGTATGCACAGTTGGGCGATGGGGCAAAGCAAAGTCGTAGCGGCGTGATCTTGCAGCAACGCATCAACCGATTGTCGATGGTCAGCCAGGGAAGCCAGGCTCCAGACTTCACTTTGCCCACGCTTTCGGGTGGAGAATTCACGCTCAGTAAGATGAAGGGACGGGTGAAAATCGTCGATTTCTGGGCTTCATGGTGCGGTCCTTGCCGGCTCAACAACCCCGTTTTGCGGCAGCTTTACGCCGATTTTCATACGCAGGGGCTTGAAATCGTGAATGTGTCTCTCGATGAAAACCGAGGTCGTTGGGCAGAGGCCGTGAAGAAAGATGGGCTCAGTTGGACGCAGGTTTCTTCTCTGAAAGGTTGGAAAGACGAAGTGGCCAAACGCTATAGTGTCACCGCCATTCCCGCCATCTTTGTGCTCGATGCCGACAATCGCATTGTGGCCACGGGGCTACATGGCGAAAGTCTCAAGTCGTTCGTCACGTCTTTATTCAACAAATAA
- a CDS encoding PKD-like family lipoprotein, producing the protein MNRKTICLLALVAALSSCYEDKGNYDYNFSGMNSIDTLVFSPAAVEMLSGPTIEFTQALTAADTHKRIEVQVGQSLQNNLEQLDFRWIKIYQKDKQTIRDTLTTKGYLDIELPVGAPASFSIRLQVYDRTTGLSRYENFTVATRPIFKNSLFFLHGKAGSVRLGNIETVGAQTNVRGDAYRLVHPEEANPFTDAYRLMFQYGLVAEGRDFVKTHNFIAFINNGTAKTYDPFGLKPRFTSYKDFVVPFSAQGAFIPDKMGMVGDPSNQSDFYYLLAKDGRFITARTIPAFKFPATEGSVGGYQVTAAAITAAEFVMWDARNNRFLHVNKDDGYGIWMERQAYEAQLNNPVLDAHVDFSGLKNGLSPVGKKALYGFIQYRENYEKATPYFIFCDAAEQNYYLYQLTSTASSDGKDDGGSSDAPAYTIKGQRLEGFSPSLKSTILYNTWFSTNYVFYADGADVVRYNVNNGDKTVLYSAPDGYTISCLKFRSDDIFIYSADLGRYLTIGMNKGANGAIAEIKLNTASDVDESFAATFHDTDSDGQKLGPILDVQFVREYSYQLPPQH; encoded by the coding sequence ATGAACCGAAAGACGATATGCCTGCTGGCCCTCGTTGCCGCCCTCTCTTCTTGCTATGAAGATAAGGGGAACTACGATTACAACTTCAGTGGGATGAACTCTATCGACACGTTGGTTTTCTCTCCGGCGGCCGTCGAGATGCTCTCCGGGCCCACGATAGAGTTCACACAGGCCCTCACCGCTGCCGATACGCACAAGCGCATCGAAGTGCAAGTGGGGCAATCGCTGCAAAATAACCTTGAACAACTGGACTTCCGGTGGATCAAAATCTACCAGAAAGACAAGCAAACCATCCGCGATACCCTCACCACCAAGGGTTATCTCGACATCGAACTGCCGGTGGGTGCACCTGCCAGTTTCAGCATCCGTTTACAGGTGTACGATCGGACGACGGGTCTTTCGCGCTACGAGAACTTCACCGTGGCCACCCGTCCTATCTTCAAAAACAGCCTTTTCTTCCTTCACGGCAAGGCGGGCAGTGTGCGTTTGGGCAACATCGAGACCGTGGGTGCTCAGACCAACGTGCGCGGAGACGCCTATCGACTGGTGCATCCCGAAGAGGCCAATCCCTTTACGGATGCCTATCGGCTGATGTTTCAATATGGACTGGTGGCCGAGGGGCGCGATTTTGTCAAGACACACAACTTCATTGCGTTCATCAACAACGGCACAGCGAAGACGTATGACCCCTTCGGACTGAAGCCACGCTTCACGTCTTATAAAGATTTTGTGGTGCCCTTCAGTGCTCAAGGGGCATTTATTCCGGACAAAATGGGCATGGTGGGCGACCCCTCCAACCAGTCGGACTTCTACTATCTTTTAGCCAAAGACGGGCGTTTCATCACCGCCCGCACCATTCCCGCTTTCAAATTCCCGGCCACAGAGGGCTCCGTGGGGGGCTATCAGGTGACGGCTGCCGCCATCACCGCTGCCGAATTTGTGATGTGGGATGCTCGTAACAATCGCTTTCTGCACGTCAACAAAGACGACGGATACGGCATTTGGATGGAAAGACAAGCCTATGAGGCACAGCTCAACAACCCTGTTTTAGATGCGCATGTCGACTTTTCGGGGCTCAAAAACGGACTGTCGCCCGTGGGAAAGAAAGCTCTCTACGGTTTCATTCAGTATCGCGAAAACTATGAGAAGGCCACACCCTACTTCATTTTCTGCGATGCCGCCGAACAAAACTATTATCTCTACCAGCTCACCTCCACCGCATCAAGCGATGGAAAAGATGATGGCGGCAGCAGCGATGCCCCTGCCTACACCATCAAGGGGCAGCGGTTGGAGGGCTTTTCGCCTTCACTCAAGTCCACGATTTTGTATAATACGTGGTTCAGCACCAACTATGTGTTCTACGCTGATGGAGCGGATGTGGTGCGTTACAATGTGAACAATGGCGACAAAACCGTGCTTTACAGCGCTCCCGACGGCTATACCATCTCTTGTTTGAAATTCCGTTCGGACGACATCTTTATCTATTCGGCCGACCTGGGACGCTATCTCACCATCGGAATGAATAAAGGAGCAAACGGTGCCATTGCCGAAATCAAACTCAATACGGCCTCGGACGTGGACGAAAGCTTTGCCGCCACCTTCCACGATACCGACTCCGACGGGCAGAAACTGGGTCCTATCCTCGACGTTCAGTTTGTGCGCGAGTATTCTTATCAACTTCCACCACAACATTAA
- a CDS encoding RagB/SusD family nutrient uptake outer membrane protein — translation MKPSNLYTLLYSTCRIGVCTLVVCLSTACSDWFDTSPKTDLTAEKLFSTEAGFESALTGIYLSMVDGGAYGDNMSFGLLDQLAQQYDYIPDGANDRAAIYNYATATSDGFRTKQKIAQSWLKLYNIIANSNNLLKWLDKKGESVVRNVTTRNTYRAEALAVRAYCHFDLLRAWGPWNYRSDAAAPKTLSVPYRTVADKSKQPLLPAKELIEHVLADLKEAKELLSAEKTLRLEGSQRQYRFNYHAVNALLARVYCYANDAPNAIACAQDVIDHCGLELSSNNLDDPILFSECLCAVNMYQMSKTLSSHWADGEKYTSQYFIRSERFNSYFEVSGSRREDMRTKSTAFYEHAATKMALSRKYNTNAKEVIPLIRLPEMYYILCEMTADLNQAAKYLNAVRNKRGYSKSLNERFTTEASRLTTLDKEFRKEFYAEGQYWFFLKRHGITALPYATDITLSKERYVFPLPDAEKEYGWTASHDAQNGSNTPSSNP, via the coding sequence ATGAAACCATCGAATCTCTATACATTATTATATAGCACCTGCCGAATCGGCGTGTGCACGTTGGTCGTTTGCCTTTCGACAGCTTGTTCGGATTGGTTTGATACCAGTCCCAAGACCGACCTGACAGCCGAGAAACTCTTCTCCACCGAAGCTGGTTTCGAGAGTGCACTCACCGGAATCTACCTCTCGATGGTAGACGGAGGAGCTTATGGAGACAACATGTCGTTCGGCCTACTCGATCAGTTGGCGCAGCAATACGACTATATTCCCGACGGAGCCAACGACCGAGCCGCCATCTACAACTATGCAACGGCCACCTCGGACGGGTTCCGAACCAAGCAGAAAATCGCCCAGTCCTGGCTCAAGCTCTACAACATCATCGCCAATAGCAACAATCTTCTCAAGTGGCTCGACAAGAAAGGAGAATCCGTCGTGCGCAATGTCACCACCCGGAACACCTATCGTGCAGAGGCACTTGCAGTGCGTGCGTATTGTCATTTCGACCTGCTCAGAGCCTGGGGGCCCTGGAACTACCGCTCCGATGCAGCCGCTCCGAAAACGCTCAGCGTGCCTTACAGAACCGTGGCAGACAAATCCAAGCAGCCGCTTCTGCCCGCAAAAGAACTGATTGAGCATGTCTTGGCCGACCTGAAAGAAGCCAAAGAACTGCTCTCTGCCGAGAAAACGCTGCGTTTGGAAGGAAGCCAACGGCAGTATCGCTTCAACTATCACGCCGTGAACGCCCTTCTGGCGCGCGTCTATTGCTATGCCAACGATGCGCCGAACGCCATTGCCTGCGCGCAAGACGTCATCGATCATTGTGGGTTAGAACTCAGTTCCAACAACCTCGACGACCCTATTCTCTTCTCCGAGTGCCTCTGTGCTGTCAACATGTATCAGATGTCGAAAACCCTTTCCTCGCATTGGGCAGACGGAGAGAAGTACACCAGTCAGTACTTCATTCGTTCCGAGCGATTCAACAGCTACTTCGAAGTTTCGGGAAGTCGGCGTGAAGACATGCGCACAAAGAGCACAGCGTTCTACGAACACGCCGCCACGAAGATGGCCCTGTCGCGCAAATACAACACCAATGCCAAGGAAGTGATTCCCCTCATCCGTCTACCCGAGATGTATTACATCCTTTGTGAGATGACCGCCGACCTTAACCAAGCAGCCAAATACTTGAATGCCGTGCGCAATAAACGCGGCTATTCCAAGTCGCTCAACGAGCGATTCACCACCGAAGCCAGTCGTCTCACCACCTTAGACAAAGAGTTTCGCAAAGAGTTTTACGCCGAAGGGCAATACTGGTTCTTTCTGAAACGTCACGGCATCACCGCCCTTCCCTATGCCACCGACATCACCCTGTCGAAAGAACGCTACGTCTTCCCTCTCCCCGATGCCGAAAAAGAATATGGATGGACAGCCTCTCACGATGCGCAGAACGGGTCGAACACGCCGTCCTCCAACCCTTAA
- a CDS encoding TlpA disulfide reductase family protein, producing MKKNLLPLFLFCSLSAMAQQEGAFVIRGTMQIDSLRYTPQTVKKVYLTHEVNGQEVVVDSAVVSDKGFTFTGKAPGVLAPYHISGFDNGSIQLFLEPGDITVLPFNARFPVGARVKGTPTNDLLLAYQEQEDANAQVAKERMEKMMAALPAEVRNNDKAFYPYQRATYYVNSLSHRTSAMQFVDQHLDSPLSLYIIKYDLFRFFTPKVLEEQYLKAVPSAVRKHPMYRELVNLVRAANLQVGKPAPDIEGLTPDGKNLSLSDLRGKYVLIDFWASWCAPCRREFPVIKQVLEEMQGKVPFAVLSYSIDSKKQEWTDCIQRNGLVHADWLHISTLKGWGSPAAKLYNVEAVPRTVLISPEGQIVAFDLRGEQLISTMRKIENGEMKSQKAAPSSTASASTAGQQGKPSADRQAEQADPALYRQYVAIDRACEEQIEAALSQLRNTKGSAYLNTLDGKTDVESLRCAAEIRRTAMRLKLLLENNASPLMPLLMERDLLPLFNKEYGRQLAASVAPQIQSHPYARSLDNSVKSLNLMQGNDVPDITLPLSDKTQTQLYNCLGKYVLLTFWASSCPDCRREMPKLKQLYTDSRQSKEKFVMVSFSLDKDEKAWRKALKEMGINRADWLQACDFQGAASPAARLFGVHEVPMNILIDPEGKAISFTLRGDELLSRVRQILSGDLYYQKEAPRK from the coding sequence ATGAAAAAAAATCTCTTACCTCTCTTTTTGTTCTGCTCTCTCTCTGCCATGGCGCAGCAGGAAGGAGCATTCGTGATTCGCGGAACCATGCAAATCGACTCGCTGCGCTACACTCCGCAGACGGTAAAGAAGGTGTATCTCACGCATGAAGTCAACGGACAGGAAGTCGTTGTCGACTCGGCCGTCGTTTCAGACAAGGGTTTTACCTTCACGGGAAAGGCTCCCGGCGTGCTCGCTCCCTATCATATTTCCGGCTTCGATAATGGTTCGATTCAATTGTTTCTTGAACCGGGAGACATCACCGTCTTACCTTTCAATGCCCGTTTCCCTGTCGGGGCGCGGGTGAAAGGCACGCCGACCAACGACCTTCTCTTGGCTTATCAGGAGCAGGAAGATGCCAATGCTCAGGTGGCCAAAGAACGAATGGAGAAGATGATGGCAGCTTTACCTGCCGAAGTGCGCAACAACGACAAGGCGTTCTATCCCTATCAGCGCGCCACTTATTATGTCAACAGTCTCTCGCATCGCACCTCTGCCATGCAGTTTGTCGACCAACACCTCGATTCTCCGTTGTCTCTCTACATCATTAAGTACGACCTTTTCCGCTTCTTCACCCCCAAAGTGCTCGAAGAACAATATTTAAAGGCCGTGCCCTCTGCCGTTCGCAAGCATCCCATGTATCGCGAACTGGTGAATCTTGTGCGAGCAGCCAACCTTCAAGTGGGTAAACCTGCACCCGATATCGAGGGCCTGACGCCCGACGGAAAGAACCTCAGTCTCTCCGATTTACGGGGGAAATACGTATTGATAGACTTCTGGGCATCGTGGTGTGCACCGTGTCGTCGCGAGTTTCCCGTCATCAAACAAGTGTTGGAAGAAATGCAAGGAAAAGTGCCTTTTGCCGTGTTGAGTTATTCGATAGACAGCAAAAAGCAGGAATGGACGGACTGCATACAGCGCAACGGCCTTGTGCATGCCGATTGGTTGCACATCTCCACCTTGAAAGGATGGGGTTCTCCGGCGGCCAAGCTCTACAATGTGGAGGCCGTTCCGCGGACGGTTCTCATCAGTCCCGAGGGTCAAATCGTAGCTTTCGACTTACGTGGCGAACAGCTCATCAGCACCATGCGGAAGATCGAAAACGGCGAAATGAAGTCTCAAAAGGCCGCCCCGTCATCTACGGCTTCAGCTTCCACCGCCGGACAACAGGGCAAACCGTCGGCCGACCGACAGGCAGAGCAAGCCGATCCGGCTCTTTACCGTCAGTATGTAGCCATCGACCGTGCGTGTGAAGAGCAGATCGAAGCCGCTCTTTCGCAGCTACGCAACACCAAAGGCAGTGCCTATCTCAACACCCTCGACGGGAAAACCGATGTCGAAAGCCTTCGTTGCGCCGCCGAGATTCGGCGAACCGCCATGCGTTTGAAGCTCCTTCTGGAGAACAACGCATCTCCGTTGATGCCCCTTTTGATGGAACGCGACCTGCTTCCGCTCTTCAACAAAGAGTATGGACGGCAGCTTGCAGCCTCTGTGGCACCGCAGATACAGTCGCATCCTTACGCCCGTTCGCTCGACAACAGCGTTAAATCGCTCAACCTGATGCAAGGCAACGACGTGCCTGACATCACTCTTCCATTGTCCGACAAAACCCAAACGCAACTGTACAACTGCCTGGGCAAGTATGTTTTGCTCACGTTCTGGGCCTCCTCCTGTCCCGATTGCCGACGCGAAATGCCCAAGCTGAAACAGCTTTATACCGACTCGCGTCAGTCGAAAGAGAAGTTTGTCATGGTGAGTTTCTCGCTGGATAAGGACGAAAAAGCTTGGCGCAAGGCTTTGAAAGAGATGGGGATCAACCGTGCCGACTGGTTGCAAGCCTGCGATTTTCAGGGCGCAGCCTCGCCGGCAGCCCGTCTTTTCGGAGTGCATGAAGTGCCGATGAACATTCTCATCGATCCCGAAGGAAAAGCCATCTCGTTCACATTGCGAGGCGACGAACTGTTGAGTCGGGTGCGTCAGATCCTCTCCGGCGACTTGTATTACCAAAAAGAGGCACCCCGAAAATAG
- a CDS encoding DUF4843 domain-containing protein, whose product MKNKKIYVAAAALCCMLSFSCKEETIGVYAPNSDGVYFSYPTKEALNATVNFADSILTQPQEIAVTLKLKLMGYAADHPRKVVLKSRAVQGVAEAKVLFPEIVFQPNEFDKEIRVKAQRPTLVDSTFQAQVYIDSEDAESQIGPGIKDFQTFTLHVKETYRKPERWDQMALGYLGPWSAAKQILMVRLSGRNDFYTSPDYYQFVRWNLAAIDSLRRQQKAAPSTPITIDIPFTNDNTYAQPWYWTSLQTTYLGTYQSSAFVGLCNDLDITTANEYAQLGGDEASMKAMNLRAVHQMMLKYNTYYQDGWRAGNSYKGSFYIPMLPHTAYELVQPQAWKDEQGGKTMIEKYYGPYSEQKYKFMIDVWLEHKGADFVLNQLFPVMNEWGNVHWDDTLGGEDAIKACNQLFRQKAALGSYDFSFPTVP is encoded by the coding sequence ATGAAAAATAAAAAGATTTATGTTGCTGCGGCCGCACTGTGCTGCATGCTTTCGTTCTCCTGCAAGGAAGAAACCATAGGGGTATATGCCCCGAATAGCGATGGCGTCTACTTCAGTTATCCCACGAAAGAGGCCCTGAACGCCACCGTCAACTTTGCCGACTCGATACTCACGCAACCCCAAGAGATTGCTGTGACGCTGAAACTGAAACTCATGGGCTATGCTGCCGATCATCCCAGGAAGGTAGTTCTCAAGTCGAGAGCTGTGCAGGGCGTAGCCGAAGCCAAGGTTTTGTTCCCCGAGATCGTGTTCCAGCCCAACGAGTTCGACAAGGAAATTCGCGTCAAGGCCCAGCGTCCTACGCTGGTAGACTCCACCTTCCAGGCCCAGGTATACATTGACAGCGAAGATGCCGAGTCGCAAATCGGACCGGGCATCAAAGACTTTCAAACCTTCACCCTCCACGTCAAAGAGACCTATCGCAAGCCCGAGAGATGGGATCAGATGGCCTTGGGCTATTTAGGGCCTTGGTCGGCAGCGAAGCAAATCTTGATGGTGAGGCTCTCGGGTCGCAATGATTTCTACACCTCGCCCGACTATTACCAGTTTGTTCGTTGGAATTTGGCCGCCATAGACAGTCTTCGTCGCCAGCAAAAAGCCGCCCCGTCGACACCCATCACCATCGACATCCCCTTCACCAACGACAACACCTATGCCCAGCCCTGGTATTGGACATCGCTCCAAACCACCTATTTAGGCACCTATCAGAGTAGCGCTTTCGTGGGGTTGTGCAACGATTTAGACATTACCACCGCCAATGAATACGCGCAATTGGGTGGCGATGAGGCCTCGATGAAGGCCATGAACCTGCGTGCCGTGCACCAGATGATGTTGAAATACAACACCTATTACCAGGACGGATGGCGCGCTGGCAACTCCTATAAAGGCAGTTTCTACATCCCCATGCTGCCCCATACGGCCTACGAGCTGGTGCAACCGCAGGCCTGGAAAGACGAACAGGGTGGCAAAACGATGATCGAAAAGTATTACGGGCCCTATTCGGAGCAGAAATATAAGTTCATGATAGACGTCTGGCTCGAACATAAGGGGGCCGACTTCGTGCTCAATCAGCTCTTCCCCGTGATGAACGAGTGGGGCAATGTGCACTGGGACGACACCCTCGGAGGCGAAGATGCCATCAAAGCCTGCAACCAACTCTTCAGGCAAAAAGCCGCTCTGGGCAGCTATGATTTCAGCTTTCCGACGGTTCCATGA
- a CDS encoding SusC/RagA family TonB-linked outer membrane protein, whose translation MEKQNNCCKSFVACLGVLCVLWLLVGQAHAQNQGFDDWKNTPVTLRVSNEPLGAVLEKVVKKADATIEFQEVTLVGITRPTTLNVKDVPLDKVLGQLIGDQNVRIRYEGGRHVVIAAYEKEADEKDMLRIGGIVTDAKTHETLVGATVMVTDGTKTGGTKGSITDVNGKFSLQVPRKASIKISYMGYESTSLQITRSNLNMKVALKADGQMVDEVVVTGLSKRSKSSFTGNYVSVKGEDLRKLNPNNILKSLQFYDPSFKVLENNSRGSDPNAQPEFLIRGDQNLGTTASLNSMDLLLDNVSSRPNTPLFVLDGFIVSMSRVLQLDPERIENVTILKDAAATAIYGSRASNGVVVIETRVAPDGVLSVSYNGGITVQAPDLTDYKLMNAREKLQMEWDAGVYDPNNAKSMNRYNQLLRNVLAGVDTYWLSKPLRTAVMHRHSLSAAGGTEAFRYSLDLNAAFNPGVMKGSEQNTKSLNFNMTYRKEDVTIGASLNLAESGGHNSPYGSFSEYTRVNPYYRPTNEFGEYLRQLDNHTGSGSVPIANPLYNANVGIKDLTSNTNITANLNLEYRLLKNLRITESLSYLRGMARTENFLPANHTSFLPELDKTLRGSYTKNTGEMMSWSSNLGINYNLAIKQHLLSVFGNWTLSEDRSNYVNLSAKGYPDPHMDDFIFGNKMMTSPSGSESISRSMGLITQLSYSYDNKYSVDVNVSSEITSRYADHSLTPFWSVGARWNAHREKWLAGRVSNLVFRATYGVTGAQNSSPADAIEYYTFSSTMRPYTSFSTLGAVLSRLNNPDIKWTKTDNMSLGVDVGMWKNRINLTFNYYNNISRQLLTNYDLAPSTGFESQYINAGELQNRGFDATLNIIAWQNLRKQFYWTLAVGMNHNRNKIRKISDYLRKMNEEQLRSASAPLPVYQEGKSTTTYYAVRSLGIDPMTGKEVFLTKNGEKTFVWNSADKVPVGDTTPKVSGTISSSVNWRDFSCTLGFVYRWGGIVYNQTLVDKIENSNIAYNLDRRAAEDRWRRPGNVVRYKKIDLNGSQTPASDRFIMKDNELKLASLNIGYRFKQTEYKLLSRLNIDVLSLNFTTNDLLRFSTVKMERGLGYPFSRSYSLSFSVIFK comes from the coding sequence ATGGAAAAACAAAACAACTGCTGCAAGAGTTTTGTCGCTTGTCTCGGTGTGCTTTGTGTCTTATGGCTGCTCGTCGGTCAGGCTCATGCACAGAATCAAGGCTTCGACGACTGGAAAAACACGCCCGTGACGCTGCGTGTAAGCAACGAACCACTCGGTGCGGTGCTTGAAAAAGTGGTGAAGAAAGCTGATGCCACCATCGAATTTCAAGAGGTGACACTCGTGGGAATCACCCGTCCTACAACGCTGAATGTGAAAGATGTTCCGCTGGATAAGGTTTTGGGCCAATTGATAGGCGACCAAAACGTGAGGATTCGCTATGAAGGCGGTCGCCATGTGGTGATTGCTGCCTACGAAAAAGAAGCCGACGAGAAGGATATGCTTCGCATTGGCGGTATTGTTACCGATGCTAAGACCCACGAAACACTGGTGGGGGCTACCGTGATGGTGACCGATGGCACGAAGACGGGCGGCACTAAGGGAAGCATCACCGACGTAAACGGTAAGTTTTCACTGCAGGTTCCACGCAAGGCCTCTATCAAAATATCGTATATGGGCTATGAGTCGACATCGCTGCAAATCACCCGTAGCAACCTCAATATGAAGGTGGCACTCAAGGCCGATGGGCAAATGGTGGACGAAGTGGTGGTGACGGGACTGAGCAAACGCAGCAAATCGAGCTTTACAGGCAATTATGTGTCGGTGAAAGGAGAAGACTTGCGCAAGCTGAATCCGAATAATATCCTGAAGAGTTTGCAGTTCTACGATCCCAGTTTTAAGGTGTTAGAAAACAATTCCCGTGGTTCCGACCCCAATGCTCAACCCGAATTCCTCATTCGCGGCGACCAAAACCTGGGTACAACGGCCTCGCTAAACAGCATGGATCTGCTGCTCGACAACGTCTCGAGCAGGCCCAATACACCGCTATTCGTGCTCGATGGATTCATCGTTTCGATGAGTAGGGTGCTTCAACTCGACCCCGAACGCATCGAAAATGTCACCATTCTCAAGGATGCCGCTGCTACGGCGATCTACGGTTCTCGGGCTTCTAACGGCGTAGTGGTCATCGAAACGAGGGTGGCTCCTGATGGTGTGCTGTCGGTTAGCTACAATGGGGGCATTACGGTTCAGGCTCCCGATCTTACCGATTATAAGCTGATGAATGCCCGGGAGAAGCTTCAGATGGAATGGGATGCGGGTGTCTACGATCCCAATAACGCCAAAAGCATGAACCGTTACAACCAACTGCTGCGCAATGTGCTGGCCGGTGTGGATACGTATTGGCTGAGTAAGCCGTTGAGAACGGCCGTGATGCATCGCCATTCGCTGTCGGCTGCGGGCGGAACAGAGGCCTTCCGCTACAGTCTCGACCTGAATGCAGCGTTCAATCCGGGCGTGATGAAAGGGTCGGAACAAAACACCAAGAGTCTAAACTTCAATATGACGTATCGCAAGGAGGATGTAACCATCGGGGCAAGTCTCAACTTGGCGGAGAGCGGAGGACATAACTCGCCTTACGGTTCGTTCTCGGAATATACGCGAGTGAACCCCTATTACCGTCCCACGAACGAGTTTGGAGAGTATCTCAGACAGCTTGATAACCACACAGGATCGGGCAGTGTGCCTATCGCTAACCCGCTTTACAATGCCAATGTGGGCATCAAAGATTTGACCAGTAACACCAATATCACAGCCAATCTCAATCTGGAGTACCGACTGTTGAAGAATCTTCGCATCACCGAAAGTCTGTCTTACCTGCGCGGTATGGCCCGAACGGAAAACTTTCTTCCGGCTAATCATACTTCGTTCTTGCCCGAACTGGACAAGACTTTACGAGGAAGCTACACCAAGAATACGGGAGAAATGATGTCGTGGTCGAGTAATTTGGGCATCAATTACAACCTGGCCATCAAGCAACATCTGCTGAGTGTGTTCGGAAACTGGACGCTTAGCGAAGACAGAAGCAACTATGTGAACCTCTCGGCAAAGGGCTATCCTGACCCACATATGGATGATTTCATCTTCGGAAACAAGATGATGACCAGTCCAAGCGGTTCGGAATCGATCTCCCGTTCGATGGGTTTGATCACGCAATTGTCCTATAGTTACGATAATAAATATTCGGTAGACGTGAACGTCAGCAGTGAAATTACTTCGCGTTATGCCGACCACAGTCTTACGCCTTTTTGGAGTGTGGGAGCCAGATGGAATGCTCATCGCGAGAAATGGCTGGCTGGAAGGGTATCCAACTTAGTGTTCAGAGCCACCTATGGCGTAACGGGTGCACAGAATTCGAGCCCTGCCGACGCAATAGAATACTACACTTTCAGTAGCACAATGCGGCCATATACCTCGTTTTCTACCCTCGGTGCGGTGCTCTCCAGACTCAATAACCCCGACATTAAGTGGACAAAGACCGATAATATGAGCTTGGGTGTAGATGTAGGAATGTGGAAAAATCGCATCAATCTCACCTTTAATTACTATAATAACATCAGCCGACAGCTGCTCACCAACTACGATTTGGCACCATCTACAGGCTTTGAGTCGCAGTATATCAATGCTGGCGAACTGCAAAACCGCGGTTTCGATGCTACATTGAACATCATAGCGTGGCAGAATCTCAGAAAACAATTCTACTGGACGCTGGCTGTGGGGATGAACCACAACCGCAATAAGATTCGTAAAATCTCGGATTATCTACGCAAGATGAACGAAGAACAGCTTCGATCGGCTTCCGCTCCGCTGCCCGTTTATCAAGAAGGCAAGTCGACGACAACCTATTATGCCGTTCGATCTCTTGGCATAGACCCGATGACAGGCAAAGAGGTTTTCCTCACAAAGAATGGAGAAAAGACCTTTGTTTGGAACTCAGCAGACAAGGTTCCGGTAGGAGACACGACACCGAAGGTGAGCGGAACAATCAGTTCTTCGGTGAATTGGCGCGACTTTTCGTGCACGCTCGGCTTCGTTTACAGGTGGGGAGGCATTGTATATAATCAAACCTTGGTAGACAAAATTGAGAACAGCAACATCGCTTACAACCTCGATCGCCGTGCGGCAGAAGACCGTTGGCGTCGTCCGGGGAACGTTGTCAGATATAAAAAGATAGACCTGAACGGTTCGCAAACGCCCGCATCGGATCGCTTTATTATGAAAGACAACGAGCTGAAGTTGGCCAGTCTCAACATCGGTTATCGTTTTAAGCAAACCGAATACAAGCTGTTGAGCCGGCTGAACATCGACGTGCTCTCGCTCAACTTCACCACCAACGACCTTCTTCGCTTCTCGACTGTCAAGATGGAGCGAGGCTTAGGCTATCCCTTCTCGCGTTCTTACTCTCTCTCTTTCTCTGTCATCTTTAAGTAA